A genomic region of Candidatus Cloacimonadota bacterium contains the following coding sequences:
- a CDS encoding tetratricopeptide repeat protein, with protein MSWKQPIKKELIGKGTFGEVFKVTNQAGEIGALKVINREFHNFCFLFRSAFETAKKIDDINCCKMYEWISDDEVSWVMEYIEGKAISSLKFIDIQSLDNILKIMIQVCNGLIALHSRNIIHRDLKPENILINSDGVIKITDFDFIKSGFSEKQKGQFLGTPEYSSPEHFIASYKLDTRSDLYALGVILYELLTGILPFSGKTAKEIGDQHRLKPLILPTKINPEIPQNVENIIIGLLEKDANDRYQNAHSIAGDLLKEIKDKKGIKLKSDVSYLLKPKFVNRTTPLKALNNLSDQLKDKNGNIVLIHGESGIGKSKLVQQFYYHLQLAEIEFYQSICKTVESSFNPLHKIFEEIISNKSETEKQKYFGEFGWDLVKYGILSEQDWMKKIKKPIELSGQNAEFRLFGAITDFLKKAASKPLVICIDDLHWADEQILKWLQYAERNLKGFPVLFIGLHRSEMLFEDSALFKIENLIQIKVKNLKEIDVSEMIKSMLGKKRKNREMNNFIENIVSHTNGNPLFIREMLYFLNEKGKISISDNKWNFPPKIEIETLPENIQNVISERLEELSFESLRTLQIAAIIGKKFSFEMLLHLTKKKENELLEDLIDCREVSLLEESGNDFVFIHDKIREVLESEMMGKNFIFWKELHQRAGEYLEEKYSSNPDEVLDELADHFYKAEHSEKSIKYLELVGDRARKNFQNDKSLDYYEKLLKDLHTQSKRINEKDKNYDQLQKRINKVHNNKGISYRQIGRIKEAQSEFTSAFKIAKRIRDKVGIQQANHEIGWCYYWKGDNNNALQYFEKGMKLAEELNQKKESAYAFASIGNIYGKRGDYGNDLVYQKRSLKICQEIDDPWGISGAYSNIGVAYLHLGEHEKSIRYLKKSVKVAEEFDFKWQVSTSLVNMGYTFCDKGDFDKSIQHYKKSIKIAEDIGAKRLISILFTNIGYTYILKREYDKAIECYDKAIVLKKELDMHTSLLDALNSKADILCKLQKYREAKKINEDALELAKKIKNKDGEYDYKVLNAKISFHLSKKEKLKIEKGIIPLEKLLKQEKDESRIAELSYETWKMKKELASEIVENTEKNRKTALRLYRKFYKKKPGIYYKLKIEELEKI; from the coding sequence ATGAGTTGGAAACAACCAATAAAAAAAGAATTAATAGGCAAAGGCACATTCGGAGAAGTCTTTAAAGTCACAAATCAAGCAGGAGAGATCGGAGCCCTAAAAGTTATCAACCGGGAATTCCACAATTTTTGTTTTTTATTCAGGAGTGCCTTCGAAACAGCAAAGAAGATCGATGATATTAATTGCTGCAAAATGTATGAATGGATTTCCGATGATGAAGTAAGCTGGGTAATGGAATACATCGAGGGAAAAGCGATCTCATCTCTGAAATTCATAGATATTCAGTCTCTCGATAATATTCTTAAAATAATGATCCAGGTTTGTAACGGACTGATCGCTCTGCACAGCCGGAATATCATTCACCGCGATCTGAAGCCGGAAAATATTTTGATCAATTCAGATGGAGTTATAAAGATCACCGATTTCGATTTCATCAAAAGCGGATTTTCGGAAAAGCAAAAAGGACAATTTCTGGGCACTCCCGAATATTCATCTCCCGAACATTTCATCGCATCTTACAAACTCGATACGAGAAGCGATCTTTATGCTCTCGGAGTTATCCTTTATGAACTGCTTACCGGAATATTACCTTTTAGCGGAAAAACTGCCAAAGAAATTGGAGATCAACATCGTCTAAAACCACTGATCCTTCCCACAAAAATAAATCCTGAAATTCCCCAAAATGTTGAAAATATAATTATCGGATTATTGGAAAAAGATGCTAATGACCGTTATCAGAATGCTCATTCTATTGCTGGGGATTTGTTGAAAGAAATAAAAGACAAAAAGGGGATCAAGCTAAAATCAGATGTTTCCTATCTGCTCAAACCAAAGTTCGTGAATCGCACAACACCGCTGAAAGCTCTCAATAATTTATCTGATCAACTCAAAGATAAAAATGGAAATATCGTGCTGATTCACGGAGAATCGGGGATCGGCAAATCGAAACTTGTGCAGCAGTTTTATTATCATCTGCAATTGGCTGAAATCGAGTTTTATCAATCTATCTGCAAAACAGTGGAATCCTCTTTTAATCCGTTACATAAGATTTTTGAAGAGATTATTTCTAATAAATCCGAAACTGAAAAGCAGAAATATTTCGGAGAGTTTGGTTGGGATTTAGTAAAATATGGAATTTTATCTGAACAAGATTGGATGAAGAAGATCAAAAAACCAATCGAGTTGTCCGGTCAAAATGCAGAATTCAGACTTTTCGGTGCGATCACTGATTTCCTGAAAAAAGCAGCCAGCAAACCACTGGTGATTTGTATCGATGATCTGCATTGGGCTGATGAACAAATATTGAAATGGCTGCAATATGCAGAACGAAATTTGAAAGGATTTCCGGTTCTTTTCATCGGGCTTCATCGCAGTGAAATGTTGTTTGAAGATTCCGCCTTATTCAAGATCGAAAATCTCATCCAGATCAAAGTTAAAAACCTGAAAGAGATCGATGTTTCCGAAATGATAAAATCGATGTTGGGTAAAAAGAGAAAGAACAGAGAGATGAACAATTTCATCGAGAATATTGTTTCTCATACAAACGGCAATCCGCTCTTCATCCGAGAGATGCTGTATTTTCTGAATGAAAAAGGAAAGATATCGATCAGCGATAACAAATGGAATTTTCCTCCCAAAATAGAAATTGAAACCTTACCGGAAAATATCCAAAATGTGATCAGCGAAAGATTGGAAGAATTGAGTTTTGAATCTTTGAGAACTTTGCAGATCGCTGCTATCATTGGTAAGAAATTCAGCTTTGAGATGCTGCTTCATCTAACTAAAAAGAAAGAAAACGAATTATTGGAAGACCTGATCGATTGCCGGGAAGTTTCTTTGCTGGAAGAATCCGGGAATGATTTTGTTTTTATTCACGATAAGATCCGGGAAGTTCTGGAAAGCGAGATGATGGGAAAGAATTTTATATTTTGGAAAGAACTGCATCAAAGAGCAGGAGAATACCTCGAAGAAAAATATTCCTCGAATCCAGATGAAGTTCTGGATGAACTGGCTGATCATTTTTATAAAGCTGAACATTCCGAGAAATCGATTAAATATCTTGAACTGGTTGGAGATAGAGCACGAAAGAATTTTCAGAATGATAAATCTCTCGATTATTATGAAAAACTTCTGAAAGATCTTCATACACAATCCAAAAGAATAAACGAGAAAGATAAAAATTACGATCAGCTTCAAAAAAGAATTAATAAAGTACACAATAATAAAGGGATATCATATAGACAAATCGGACGAATAAAAGAAGCACAATCTGAATTTACATCTGCGTTCAAAATTGCTAAACGAATTCGTGATAAAGTGGGCATACAGCAAGCAAACCATGAAATCGGTTGGTGTTACTATTGGAAGGGAGACAACAATAACGCTTTGCAGTATTTTGAAAAAGGTATGAAGTTAGCGGAAGAATTAAATCAAAAAAAAGAGTCCGCTTACGCATTTGCATCAATCGGTAATATTTATGGAAAAAGAGGAGACTATGGAAATGATCTGGTATATCAGAAGAGAAGTTTGAAAATTTGCCAGGAAATAGATGATCCATGGGGAATCTCGGGTGCATATTCAAATATTGGGGTAGCTTACTTGCATTTAGGAGAGCATGAAAAATCGATCAGGTATTTAAAGAAATCGGTAAAGGTCGCCGAAGAATTTGATTTCAAATGGCAAGTTTCAACCAGTCTTGTAAATATGGGATATACTTTTTGTGATAAAGGTGACTTTGATAAATCTATCCAGCATTATAAGAAGTCTATTAAGATAGCGGAAGATATTGGAGCCAAACGTTTGATTTCAATACTGTTTACAAATATCGGTTATACTTACATTCTTAAAAGAGAATATGATAAAGCAATAGAATGTTACGATAAAGCAATTGTATTAAAAAAAGAATTAGATATGCATACTTCTTTGCTGGATGCATTGAATTCAAAAGCAGATATTTTATGTAAATTACAAAAATACCGTGAAGCGAAAAAAATAAACGAAGATGCACTGGAACTGGCAAAAAAAATCAAGAACAAAGATGGAGAATATGACTATAAAGTTCTTAATGCGAAGATCTCATTTCATCTATCAAAAAAAGAAAAACTTAAGATCGAGAAAGGCATTATTCCATTAGAAAAGTTGTTGAAACAGGAAAAAGATGAATCTCGAATTGCCGAACTCAGTTATGAAACATGGAAGATGAAGAAAGAACTTGCATCGGAGATTGTGGAGAATA